In one Oceanibaculum indicum P24 genomic region, the following are encoded:
- a CDS encoding amidoligase family protein, whose amino-acid sequence MTSKTDLFPMPPAQHTAEGDIRHVGVELEMGDIDIDSLSRLVADHVGGTVEKRSRYVHTVTGDPAGDWEVELDFAYLKNKTEAPADDLGELAEDILRFGAEQIVPLEIVSPPLPIDRLQEVNELIDRLREAGASGTGGGLSYAFGLHLNPETPATDAATITHHLQAFLCLFDWLKKRAKVDMTRRLTAYIAAYPADYVRLVVDPAYTPGEADLIDDYLAFNPSRNRALDMLPLFAHLDEKRVRAKVADKRVRSRPTYHYRLPNCEIDRPGWGIHEAWADWVMLERVAAEPEKLAALCTLFQTFLDEPFALFNEGWAERVDRWLGEHFPR is encoded by the coding sequence TGTTCCCGATGCCGCCCGCGCAACACACCGCCGAGGGCGACATCCGCCATGTCGGCGTCGAACTGGAGATGGGCGATATCGACATCGACAGCCTGTCCCGGCTGGTGGCCGACCATGTTGGCGGCACGGTCGAGAAGCGCAGCCGCTATGTCCATACCGTCACTGGCGACCCTGCCGGCGACTGGGAGGTGGAGCTGGATTTCGCCTATCTGAAAAACAAGACCGAGGCTCCCGCCGACGATCTGGGCGAGCTGGCCGAGGATATATTGCGCTTCGGCGCGGAACAGATCGTACCGCTGGAGATCGTCAGCCCGCCCCTGCCGATCGACCGTTTGCAGGAAGTGAACGAGCTGATCGACCGGCTGCGTGAGGCTGGCGCCAGCGGCACCGGCGGCGGCCTGTCCTATGCCTTCGGCCTGCATCTGAACCCGGAGACTCCGGCAACCGATGCGGCGACGATCACGCACCACCTGCAGGCCTTCCTGTGCCTGTTCGACTGGCTGAAGAAGCGCGCCAAGGTGGATATGACGCGCCGGCTGACGGCCTATATCGCCGCCTATCCGGCGGATTATGTGCGCCTCGTCGTCGATCCCGCCTATACGCCGGGCGAGGCCGACCTGATCGACGATTACCTGGCATTCAACCCGTCACGGAACCGCGCGCTCGACATGCTGCCGCTGTTTGCGCATCTGGACGAGAAGCGGGTGCGCGCCAAGGTGGCGGACAAGCGCGTGAGGAGCAGGCCGACCTATCACTACCGCCTGCCCAATTGCGAGATCGACCGGCCCGGCTGGGGCATTCACGAGGCCTGGGCCGACTGGGTGATGCTGGAGCGGGTGGCCGCCGAGCCGGAGAAACTTGCCGCCCTGTGCACCCTCTTTCAGACTTTCCTCGACGAGCCCTTCGCCCTGTTCAACGAGGGCTGGGCGGAACGTGTGGACCGGTGGCTCGGCGAACACTTTCCCCGCTGA
- a CDS encoding gamma-glutamyl-gamma-aminobutyrate hydrolase family protein, giving the protein MARRTLSPLIAVTGPRRGGKAPRLLVHLAILLAGGRPVHLRPGGPHSHDMTNYDGVVITGGHDIDPVLYASQSEVVPKYDSERDKLESDVIDDALARGLPLLGICRGAQLLNVRLGGTLFQELRSRRKQTSNRWTILPLKTLLIEADSCLRELLRGQRVKINSLHNQGIDVLGDGLIVSGRDLDGIVQGIEAPGQRFLIGVQWHPEFLIFQARQRRLFKALVEAAKTHRQNAGSQMPCEGIG; this is encoded by the coding sequence GTGGCTCGGCGAACACTTTCCCCGCTGATCGCCGTCACCGGCCCACGGCGTGGCGGCAAGGCGCCGCGCCTGCTGGTGCATCTGGCGATCCTGCTGGCCGGCGGCCGGCCCGTTCACCTGCGTCCGGGCGGCCCGCACAGCCATGACATGACCAACTATGACGGCGTGGTCATCACCGGCGGGCATGATATCGACCCGGTGCTCTATGCCAGCCAGTCCGAGGTCGTGCCGAAATACGACAGCGAGCGGGACAAGCTGGAATCCGACGTGATCGACGATGCGCTGGCGCGCGGCCTGCCGCTGCTCGGCATCTGCCGGGGCGCGCAGCTGCTGAATGTCCGGCTGGGCGGCACACTGTTCCAGGAGCTGCGCTCGCGCCGCAAGCAGACCTCCAACCGCTGGACCATCCTGCCGCTGAAGACCCTGCTGATCGAGGCCGACAGCTGCCTGCGCGAATTGCTGCGCGGCCAGCGCGTGAAGATCAACAGCCTGCACAATCAGGGCATCGATGTGCTGGGCGACGGGCTGATCGTCTCCGGCCGCGACCTCGACGGTATCGTGCAGGGCATTGAGGCGCCCGGCCAGCGCTTCCTGATCGGCGTGCAATGGCATCCGGAATTCCTGATCTTCCAGGCCCGCCAGCGCCGGCTGTTCAAGGCGCTGGTGGAGGCGGCGAAAACCCACAGGCAAAACGCTGGCTCGCAGATGCCTTGCGAGGGCATCGGCTGA